A genomic segment from Pedobacter sp. MC2016-14 encodes:
- the plsY gene encoding glycerol-3-phosphate 1-O-acyltransferase PlsY: MISIYSISAVILAYLFGSIPTAVWLGQAFYGVDVREYGSGNAGATNTFRVLGKKAGIAVMTIDIAKGYTATKLAYYIGLSVTGPHHSAQFVNYELALGLTAVMGHLFPIFAGFRGGKGVATLFGMILAVNFPAAMLCVLVFVLVLLVTNYVSLSSICAGFTFPLSIVFIFHSSIKSEVLYGMCVCILILITHQKNLERLLKGKESKVYLFKKKNSQ; this comes from the coding sequence ATGATATCGATTTATTCAATTTCTGCAGTAATTCTGGCCTATCTTTTTGGCTCTATTCCTACAGCGGTATGGCTTGGGCAGGCATTTTATGGTGTTGATGTTCGTGAATATGGAAGTGGTAATGCGGGTGCTACCAATACCTTCAGGGTTTTAGGTAAAAAGGCGGGTATTGCAGTGATGACTATTGACATCGCAAAAGGCTACACTGCTACAAAACTTGCCTACTATATAGGGCTTTCTGTTACCGGGCCACATCATTCGGCACAATTTGTTAATTATGAACTTGCGCTTGGGCTTACTGCTGTTATGGGACATTTGTTTCCCATATTTGCTGGTTTTAGAGGTGGTAAAGGCGTTGCTACACTTTTTGGAATGATTTTGGCAGTTAACTTTCCGGCAGCTATGCTTTGTGTTCTTGTTTTCGTGCTTGTTTTACTAGTTACAAATTACGTTTCACTAAGTTCTATTTGCGCAGGTTTTACCTTTCCGCTTAGTATAGTGTTCATTTTTCATTCTTCTATAAAGTCTGAAGTTTTGTACGGCATGTGTGTTTGTATATTGATATTGATTACACATCAGAAAAATCTGGAAAGACTGCTCAAAGGCAAAGAATCAAAAGTATATCTGTTTAAAAAAAAGAACAGTCAATAA
- a CDS encoding M48 family metallopeptidase, giving the protein MKTFKLMAIASVLLVTSYSCSTVPLSGRSRLSFVSESEMQTAAASSYATLLKSPETKVLNNADAARVKRIGQKIATAVTQYMNANGYGSQIAGFNWEFNLIDSKEVNAWCMPGGKVAVYSGILPVTKDDAGLATVMGHEIAHAVAQHSSERASKAAVAEGLGGLLGAAAGNKSATTQQVISQVYGVSAQGFYLLPNSRTQELEADHLGLIFMSMAGYNPSNAVGFWQRMAAASEGSQKPAEFFSTHPADATRIAQIQKDLPEAQKYFNSSTGKPK; this is encoded by the coding sequence ATGAAAACATTTAAATTGATGGCAATTGCTTCGGTATTGCTGGTAACATCCTATTCCTGCTCTACAGTTCCGCTCTCGGGGCGCAGCAGGTTGAGTTTTGTAAGCGAAAGTGAAATGCAAACCGCAGCGGCATCTAGTTATGCTACCTTACTTAAGTCTCCGGAAACTAAAGTACTCAATAATGCAGATGCAGCCAGAGTGAAGCGCATCGGTCAAAAAATTGCTACAGCTGTAACTCAGTATATGAATGCAAATGGATATGGTTCTCAAATTGCAGGCTTTAACTGGGAATTCAACTTAATTGATAGTAAAGAGGTAAATGCCTGGTGCATGCCGGGCGGTAAGGTTGCGGTATATTCAGGTATTTTACCTGTAACAAAAGATGACGCAGGCTTAGCAACAGTAATGGGCCATGAAATTGCACACGCTGTGGCTCAGCATTCTTCAGAAAGGGCTTCTAAAGCTGCTGTTGCTGAAGGATTGGGTGGTTTGCTTGGTGCAGCCGCCGGAAACAAATCAGCTACTACACAGCAGGTAATTAGCCAGGTATATGGCGTAAGTGCACAAGGCTTCTATCTGTTGCCAAATTCACGAACACAAGAGTTGGAAGCAGATCACCTTGGACTTATTTTTATGTCTATGGCAGGGTATAACCCATCAAATGCTGTTGGCTTTTGGCAACGCATGGCTGCAGCTAGTGAAGGCTCTCAGAAACCTGCTGAGTTTTTTAGCACGCACCCTGCGGATGCAACCAGGATAGCGCAAATTCAAAAAGATTTGCCTGAAGCACAGAAATATTTTAATTCATCTACTGGAAAACCAAAATAA
- a CDS encoding anthranilate synthase component I family protein, giving the protein MTAAELSSFKQKALQWANQFDVCCCFNSNGYQDQYSRYDFIIAASAKTQINTNHGKAFDALKDFYTLNRNHWIFGFLSYDLKNELENLSSAKLNQLDFPDLFFFVPEYLLLIKDNKPEIIAGPANLIEVISSYKKQEKKPSEKPHIESRISKASYLTKIEELKTSILKGDIYEVNFCQEFFAKNASIDPYGVYHTLNILSPTPFSGFFKLKDNYVLSASPERFLCKRGKKLYSQPIKGTAKRSIYPAEDNLIKSNLKNNSKEQAENVMIVDLVRNDLTKNAMKGTVKVEELFGIYTFPQVHQMISTVSCTLDPAVHVVDAVKHAFPMGSMTGAPKLRAMQLIEEKEESRRGIYSGALGYFDPEGDFDFNVIIRSILYNSTKKYLSFQVGGAITYASNAEAEYEECLLKASAILKTLTAEIINTC; this is encoded by the coding sequence ATGACAGCAGCAGAATTATCGTCCTTTAAGCAAAAAGCACTACAGTGGGCAAATCAATTTGATGTTTGCTGCTGCTTTAACTCAAATGGTTATCAGGATCAGTATTCCAGGTATGACTTTATAATTGCGGCAAGCGCTAAAACACAAATAAACACTAATCACGGAAAGGCTTTTGATGCCCTAAAGGACTTCTATACTTTAAACCGAAACCATTGGATCTTCGGTTTCCTGAGCTACGACCTTAAGAACGAGCTGGAAAACCTGAGTTCAGCAAAGCTTAACCAATTGGATTTCCCTGACTTATTTTTCTTTGTCCCTGAATATCTGCTTCTTATAAAAGACAATAAACCTGAAATCATTGCGGGTCCCGCAAATCTGATTGAAGTAATTTCTTCTTATAAAAAACAGGAGAAAAAGCCTTCAGAAAAGCCTCATATTGAAAGCAGGATAAGTAAAGCCAGCTACCTGACTAAAATAGAAGAACTAAAAACATCCATTTTAAAGGGAGACATTTACGAAGTCAACTTCTGCCAGGAGTTTTTTGCTAAAAATGCAAGCATAGACCCTTACGGCGTTTACCATACTTTAAATATATTATCTCCTACCCCATTCTCTGGATTTTTTAAATTAAAAGACAACTATGTCCTCTCTGCCAGTCCAGAAAGGTTTTTATGCAAACGAGGAAAAAAACTTTATTCTCAACCCATTAAGGGCACTGCAAAACGTAGTATCTACCCTGCTGAGGATAACCTGATTAAAAGCAACCTAAAAAACAACAGCAAAGAACAGGCAGAGAATGTAATGATTGTAGACCTGGTTAGAAATGATTTAACCAAAAATGCAATGAAGGGAACGGTAAAGGTTGAAGAGCTTTTTGGCATCTATACCTTTCCTCAAGTACATCAAATGATTTCTACGGTAAGCTGCACCCTTGATCCCGCAGTTCATGTGGTGGATGCGGTAAAGCATGCCTTTCCAATGGGCTCAATGACCGGGGCCCCGAAATTACGGGCAATGCAGCTGATAGAAGAAAAAGAAGAGAGCAGAAGGGGTATTTATTCCGGAGCTCTTGGCTACTTTGACCCAGAGGGAGATTTTGACTTTAACGTCATCATCAGAAGTATTTTATACAACAGTACTAAGAAATATCTGTCCTTCCAAGTTGGCGGAGCTATTACCTACGCTTCAAATGCCGAAGCAGAGTATGAAGAATGCTTGCTTAAAGCCTCAGCAATACTTAAAACACTAACAGCTGAGATTATAAATACCTGCTAA
- a CDS encoding adenylosuccinate synthase yields MTQVDVLLGLQWGDEGKGKIVDVLSPQYDLIARFQGGPNAGHTLEFDGKKFVLNTIPSGIFNEKTMNLIGNGVVIDPIILKRELDNLKAAGHDPVAKNKLVIARKAHLILPTHQLLDAANEQRMGKDKIGSTLKGIGPTYMDKTGRNGLRIGDTTLPDFKERYNKLVEKHKEILSHYEFEFDLTEKEAAFFEAIEFIKSIPHVDSEHYVNGYLKEGKKVLAEGAQGTLLDIDFGSYPFVTSSNTTTAGACTGLGIAPNKIGHVYGIFKAYCTRVGGGPFPTELDNEVGENLRQVGHEFGATTGRARRCGWIDLPALKYAIMLNGVTELIMMKADVLDGFDTIYACTHYEHNGETIDYMPYDIISVKPTPVLKEIAGWKTDVTKISKVEEIPANLADYIAFLEKELEVPVKYLSVGPDRTQTLVLD; encoded by the coding sequence ATGACGCAAGTAGACGTGCTTCTTGGCCTGCAATGGGGCGACGAGGGCAAGGGGAAAATTGTTGACGTACTAAGTCCGCAATATGATTTGATAGCTCGTTTTCAAGGCGGACCTAATGCCGGCCATACCTTAGAGTTTGATGGTAAAAAATTTGTATTGAATACCATTCCTTCAGGAATTTTCAATGAAAAAACCATGAACCTGATTGGCAACGGGGTAGTGATTGATCCCATCATTTTAAAAAGAGAATTAGACAATCTTAAAGCAGCAGGACATGATCCTGTAGCCAAAAACAAATTGGTTATTGCCAGAAAAGCCCACCTTATTTTGCCTACTCACCAATTGCTTGATGCGGCTAATGAGCAAAGGATGGGTAAAGATAAAATTGGTTCTACCCTAAAAGGTATCGGGCCAACGTATATGGATAAAACTGGCCGTAATGGCTTACGTATTGGAGATACTACGCTTCCCGACTTTAAGGAACGATACAATAAACTGGTTGAAAAACATAAGGAAATCCTTTCTCATTATGAGTTTGAATTTGACCTTACTGAAAAGGAAGCTGCATTTTTTGAAGCTATAGAATTCATTAAGAGCATTCCGCATGTTGATAGCGAGCATTATGTAAACGGCTATTTAAAAGAAGGAAAGAAAGTTTTGGCTGAAGGTGCGCAAGGTACTTTACTTGACATTGACTTTGGTTCCTATCCTTTTGTAACTTCATCTAATACCACTACCGCGGGTGCCTGTACAGGTCTTGGCATTGCGCCAAACAAAATTGGCCATGTTTATGGAATTTTCAAAGCCTACTGCACACGTGTTGGCGGAGGACCATTCCCTACAGAACTGGACAATGAAGTGGGCGAAAACTTACGCCAGGTAGGTCATGAATTTGGCGCTACAACTGGGCGTGCACGTCGTTGCGGATGGATTGACCTTCCGGCACTGAAATACGCAATTATGCTTAACGGCGTAACAGAACTGATCATGATGAAAGCTGATGTGCTCGATGGGTTTGATACCATTTATGCCTGTACGCATTACGAGCACAATGGTGAAACCATAGATTATATGCCTTATGACATCATCTCGGTAAAACCCACTCCGGTATTAAAAGAAATTGCAGGCTGGAAAACAGATGTAACCAAAATCAGCAAAGTAGAAGAAATACCTGCAAATCTTGCAGACTACATTGCATTTTTAGAAAAAGAACTGGAAGTACCTGTCAAATACCTATCTGTTGGGCCAGACAGAACACAAACCTTAGTTCTGGATTAA
- a CDS encoding Fur family transcriptional regulator gives MSTNHNSELVRKIFEAYLENKQLRKTPERFAILEEIYSRDDHFDVETLYIHMKNQKYRVSRATVYNTLELLVSCDLVTKHQFGKNMAQFEKSYGYHQHDHIICIDCGKVVEFCDPRVHQIQSMVGDLLKFEIKHHSLNLYGICFDCQAKATMIEKADIKNAS, from the coding sequence ATGTCTACAAACCATAACAGCGAGTTGGTTAGGAAAATATTTGAAGCCTACCTCGAAAACAAGCAGCTACGTAAAACGCCGGAACGTTTTGCCATCCTTGAGGAAATCTACTCAAGAGATGATCATTTTGATGTAGAAACCCTCTATATACACATGAAAAACCAAAAATACAGGGTTAGTCGTGCAACTGTATATAACACTTTGGAGTTACTGGTATCCTGTGATTTAGTGACCAAACATCAGTTTGGAAAAAACATGGCCCAGTTTGAAAAATCTTACGGCTATCATCAGCACGATCACATTATCTGTATTGATTGTGGAAAAGTAGTAGAGTTTTGTGATCCCCGCGTACATCAAATTCAAAGTATGGTGGGAGATTTACTGAAATTTGAAATTAAACACCACTCTTTAAACCTTTATGGCATTTGCTTTGACTGTCAGGCAAAAGCGACCATGATTGAAAAGGCAGACATCAAAAATGCAAGTTAA
- a CDS encoding bifunctional (p)ppGpp synthetase/guanosine-3',5'-bis(diphosphate) 3'-pyrophosphohydrolase — protein sequence MKNTLVIDLEVEKQEILKRYRALLRACKPTMQKGDKKEIRKAFNMALESHKDMRRKSGEPYIYHPIAVAQIAAEEIGLGTTSIVCALLHDVVEDTDITLEDIEREFGKKTAKIIDGLTKISGVFDYNSSLQAENFRKMLLTLADDVRVILIKLADRLHNMRTMDFMPRQKQLKIASETIYLYAPLAHRLGLYAIKSELEDLSMKYLEPDTYKYIATQLNEKKAERNLFIKKFVEPIEEILAEQGLVANIYGRPKSIHSIWNKMKKKNIPFEEVYDLFAIRVILDSPPEQEKADCWKAYSIVTDLYRPNPDRLRDWVSSPKGNGYESLHTTVMGPKGQWVEIQIRTLRMNEIAEKGFAAHWKYKESSNDNGLDQWIMKVREMLNNPEANALDFLDDFKMNLFSDEIFIFTPKGALIQLPLGATALDFAFEIHTDIGAKCIGAKVNHKLVPLSYKLQNGDQVEIITSGKQTPKEDWLNIVVTAKAKSKIKSSLKEEKRKIAEQGKETLERKLKSLKITYNTDNLNKLSYFFKLPSTQELFIGVAQGKIELKDLKDYLASEKEIESRGTVRNDGQQIEALLNKVKGPESDVLLIGEDLQKIDYNLAACCNPIPGDDVFGFVTVNEGIKIHRTNCPNAAQLMANYGYRIVKAKWNRQQELTFLTGLHIIGIDDVGLINNLTKVISNDFKVNMRSITVDTDNGIFDGSMMIYVNDKEHLDRLIENLMEVKGITAVTRFDA from the coding sequence ATGAAGAACACGCTGGTCATAGATTTAGAGGTAGAGAAACAGGAAATCCTAAAACGCTACAGGGCGTTATTGCGTGCATGTAAGCCTACCATGCAAAAGGGCGACAAAAAAGAAATCAGAAAAGCTTTTAACATGGCTTTAGAAAGCCATAAAGACATGCGCCGGAAATCTGGCGAGCCATATATTTACCATCCTATTGCTGTAGCGCAAATTGCTGCAGAAGAAATAGGTTTGGGTACCACTTCTATTGTTTGTGCATTGTTACATGATGTGGTGGAGGATACAGACATTACACTGGAAGATATTGAACGTGAGTTTGGTAAAAAGACAGCTAAAATTATTGATGGCCTTACTAAAATATCGGGTGTTTTTGACTACAACAGTTCGTTACAGGCAGAGAATTTCAGGAAGATGTTGCTTACCCTTGCTGATGACGTAAGGGTAATTTTAATTAAGCTGGCAGACAGGTTGCACAACATGCGGACCATGGACTTTATGCCGCGTCAAAAACAGCTTAAAATTGCATCAGAAACCATCTATCTGTATGCCCCGCTTGCACACCGGCTTGGTTTGTATGCCATAAAATCTGAACTCGAAGACCTTTCAATGAAATATCTTGAGCCAGATACTTATAAATACATCGCTACACAGCTCAATGAAAAAAAAGCAGAAAGAAACCTGTTCATAAAGAAATTTGTAGAGCCAATAGAAGAAATACTCGCCGAGCAAGGACTGGTAGCCAATATATACGGTCGCCCAAAATCCATCCATTCCATATGGAATAAGATGAAAAAGAAAAACATCCCTTTTGAAGAGGTGTATGATCTTTTTGCAATTAGGGTTATTTTAGATAGTCCGCCAGAGCAGGAAAAGGCAGATTGCTGGAAAGCCTACTCTATTGTTACCGATTTATACCGGCCAAATCCAGACCGTCTGCGCGACTGGGTATCTTCTCCTAAAGGAAACGGATACGAATCTTTACACACCACGGTAATGGGCCCCAAGGGGCAATGGGTGGAAATTCAAATTCGTACCCTCCGTATGAACGAGATTGCCGAAAAAGGATTTGCTGCACATTGGAAATACAAAGAATCCAGTAATGACAATGGCCTTGACCAGTGGATTATGAAGGTGCGCGAAATGCTGAACAATCCTGAAGCGAATGCGCTGGACTTTTTGGATGATTTTAAAATGAACCTTTTCTCTGACGAAATTTTCATTTTTACCCCCAAGGGAGCGTTGATCCAGTTACCACTTGGCGCTACGGCACTTGACTTTGCTTTTGAAATACACACTGATATTGGTGCAAAGTGTATTGGTGCAAAGGTTAATCATAAGCTGGTGCCGCTTTCTTACAAGCTGCAAAATGGCGATCAGGTAGAAATCATCACTTCCGGAAAGCAAACACCTAAAGAAGATTGGTTAAACATTGTAGTTACCGCAAAAGCGAAGTCTAAGATTAAATCTTCACTTAAAGAGGAAAAAAGGAAAATAGCAGAGCAAGGTAAAGAAACCCTTGAGCGTAAATTAAAATCGCTCAAAATCACTTACAATACCGACAACCTTAATAAACTGAGTTACTTTTTTAAACTCCCGTCAACCCAAGAGCTGTTTATTGGCGTGGCGCAAGGTAAAATTGAACTGAAAGACCTGAAGGATTACCTGGCAAGCGAAAAGGAAATTGAAAGCCGCGGCACGGTAAGAAATGACGGACAACAAATTGAAGCCCTGTTAAACAAGGTAAAAGGTCCAGAATCTGATGTACTGTTAATTGGTGAAGACCTTCAAAAAATAGACTATAATTTGGCTGCCTGTTGCAATCCAATCCCCGGAGATGATGTTTTTGGTTTTGTAACGGTTAATGAGGGCATCAAAATTCACCGCACCAACTGCCCTAATGCCGCGCAACTGATGGCAAATTATGGCTACCGCATTGTAAAGGCAAAATGGAATAGGCAACAGGAACTCACCTTCCTTACTGGATTGCACATTATTGGTATTGATGACGTGGGTTTAATTAACAACCTTACTAAAGTAATCTCAAATGACTTTAAGGTAAACATGCGATCTATTACTGTTGACACAGATAATGGTATATTTGACGGCTCGATGATGATATATGTAAATGATAAAGAGCATTTGGATAGGCTGATTGAAAACCTGATGGAAGTTAAGGGCATAACTGCGGTGACACGTTTTGACGCTTAA
- a CDS encoding DUF4294 domain-containing protein, with amino-acid sequence MYKNTLNFEQYKFMNFYRLFILFIVIIIHASAEAQETTVPYKYATKGKNDTIRVAGTNENGEMIPWIPLHEVQIYGVRIFKSPAEQAAFNRLRYNVLKVMPYALFAKRRYEQLERDLAGTTDKKEQKKLVKACDNEIKQMFNREIKELTITQGQILTKLIDRELGRTTYDIVKQTKGGVTAFLYQSIARVVGNNLKNTYDPAVDRDIESIITSSGFYQ; translated from the coding sequence ATGTATAAAAATACCCTTAACTTTGAGCAGTATAAATTTATGAATTTTTATAGGTTATTTATTCTGTTTATTGTCATTATTATCCATGCTTCTGCGGAGGCTCAGGAAACGACTGTGCCGTATAAATATGCCACAAAAGGGAAAAATGATACCATTCGGGTGGCGGGTACCAATGAGAATGGCGAAATGATTCCCTGGATTCCTCTGCATGAGGTGCAGATTTATGGCGTGAGGATATTCAAATCTCCTGCAGAACAGGCCGCGTTTAACCGATTGCGGTATAATGTGCTTAAGGTGATGCCCTATGCGCTTTTTGCTAAGCGGCGCTACGAACAACTGGAGCGTGACCTTGCTGGTACTACAGACAAAAAAGAACAAAAAAAGCTGGTTAAAGCATGCGACAATGAAATTAAGCAGATGTTTAACCGGGAAATAAAAGAGCTAACGATTACCCAGGGACAGATCTTAACAAAACTAATAGACCGCGAATTGGGCAGGACTACCTATGATATTGTAAAACAAACCAAGGGCGGGGTAACTGCCTTTTTGTATCAGTCCATTGCCCGGGTGGTTGGAAATAATTTAAAAAACACCTATGATCCTGCTGTAGATAGAGACATTGAATCTATCATTACTTCTTCTGGATTTTATCAATAA
- a CDS encoding glutathione peroxidase: MTDHPNSIHQFKVKLINGTEKKLSDYKGKVILIVNTATGCGFAPQLKELETLKNLFKDQDFEVLAFPSNDFGRQEPLNGVDIEEYCAVNHGVSFPMFDKVMVRGSEAHPLYHFLTKISTPRWNFHKYLVNKEGEVEDYFFPFTKPLSSKIKKKIQKLL, encoded by the coding sequence ATGACCGATCATCCTAATAGTATCCACCAGTTTAAGGTAAAGCTGATCAATGGAACGGAAAAAAAACTCTCTGATTATAAAGGTAAGGTAATACTGATTGTAAATACGGCAACGGGCTGTGGCTTTGCCCCTCAATTAAAGGAACTTGAAACCCTTAAAAATCTCTTTAAAGACCAGGATTTTGAAGTGCTTGCTTTTCCTTCTAATGATTTTGGGCGGCAGGAGCCTTTGAATGGTGTTGATATTGAAGAATATTGTGCTGTTAACCATGGTGTGTCTTTTCCAATGTTCGATAAAGTTATGGTCCGGGGATCAGAGGCACATCCCTTGTATCATTTTTTAACAAAGATCTCTACCCCCAGGTGGAACTTTCATAAATACCTGGTCAATAAAGAGGGAGAAGTTGAAGATTACTTTTTTCCTTTCACCAAACCTTTATCTTCAAAAATTAAAAAGAAGATTCAAAAATTACTATAA
- the bshB1 gene encoding bacillithiol biosynthesis deacetylase BshB1, with product MKLDLLVFAVHPDDAELGCSGTILRHIAQGKKVGIIDYTRGELGTRGTAETRDEEAADSAKIMGLHARENLRFKDAFFKNDETHQLELVKMIRKYQPEIVLTNALEDRHPDHGRAGDLANDACFLAGLPKISTQLDGLEQEAWRPRLILQYIQDRYIKPDIIVDISPFMDTKIEAIKAFKTQFYNPDHQEQETYISSPEFFESVIGRAREFGKSIGATFGEGFTSRKLLGTDDLFNLR from the coding sequence ATGAAGTTAGACTTACTGGTATTTGCAGTTCATCCAGACGATGCTGAACTGGGATGCTCCGGCACCATTCTGAGGCATATTGCTCAAGGTAAAAAGGTTGGTATAATAGATTACACACGGGGGGAACTTGGAACCCGTGGTACTGCCGAAACGAGAGATGAAGAAGCTGCAGATTCGGCAAAAATTATGGGTTTACATGCCCGTGAAAACCTAAGGTTTAAAGATGCGTTCTTTAAAAATGACGAAACGCACCAGTTAGAACTGGTGAAGATGATCCGTAAATATCAACCGGAAATTGTGCTTACCAATGCGCTGGAAGACCGGCATCCGGATCATGGAAGGGCGGGGGATTTGGCTAACGATGCCTGCTTTTTAGCGGGGTTGCCAAAGATTTCTACACAGCTGGATGGATTGGAGCAGGAAGCCTGGCGACCAAGACTAATCCTTCAATATATTCAGGACAGGTACATTAAGCCTGATATTATTGTTGACATCAGCCCATTTATGGATACCAAAATCGAAGCGATAAAAGCATTTAAAACTCAATTTTATAATCCAGATCACCAGGAGCAGGAAACCTACATTTCTTCTCCAGAGTTTTTTGAAAGTGTTATTGGCAGGGCAAGGGAGTTTGGCAAGTCAATTGGCGCTACCTTTGGGGAAGGCTTCACGTCGCGCAAACTTTTAGGAACCGACGATTTGTTTAACCTGAGATAA
- a CDS encoding acyl-CoA dehydrogenase family protein translates to MSNFFSSLKNAYKLFKSVDLAQLETLSKKVDLPKVIDSFSHLDDTQLNGLMKMMGSSKKVKELPAIEGDFYHLGDEALKDDDRALQLRVRAFLEKEVKPVVNGYWLKAEFPFELIPKIAELNICGLTYNGYGCPNRSNLMEGMLAMEMARIDTSISTFFGVQSGLAMGSIYLLGSEAQKQEWLPAMQQFKTIGAFGLTEPEVGSGAAGGLTTTAKRQGSKWILNGQKKWIGNATFSDITIIWARDLDDNQVKGFLVRKGTKGFAVEKMQDKMALRIVQNGLITLSNCEVDEEDRLQNANSFKDMAKVLKMTRAGVAWQAVGCARGAYESALAYTRTRKQFGKPIASYQLIQNHLVEMLSNLTAMQTLCFRLSQLQDQGLLTDEHASLAKVFCSMRTRDVVSRAREVMGGNGILLEYDVARFVADAEAIYSYEGTKEINTLIVGRAITGFSAFV, encoded by the coding sequence ATGTCTAATTTCTTTTCTTCGTTAAAAAATGCCTATAAGCTGTTCAAAAGTGTAGATCTGGCACAATTAGAAACCCTTTCTAAAAAGGTTGACCTTCCAAAAGTAATCGATTCTTTTTCTCATCTTGATGATACCCAGCTAAACGGACTCATGAAAATGATGGGATCGTCTAAAAAAGTCAAAGAGTTGCCGGCTATAGAAGGTGATTTCTACCATTTGGGGGACGAGGCGCTAAAGGATGATGATCGGGCATTGCAGCTTAGGGTGCGGGCATTTTTGGAAAAAGAAGTTAAGCCTGTTGTAAATGGATATTGGTTAAAAGCAGAGTTTCCGTTTGAACTTATCCCAAAAATTGCGGAACTCAATATCTGCGGGTTAACCTACAATGGTTATGGTTGCCCCAACAGATCAAATTTGATGGAAGGGATGCTTGCTATGGAAATGGCACGGATTGATACGTCAATTTCCACTTTCTTTGGCGTGCAAAGTGGACTTGCCATGGGCTCTATTTATTTACTTGGCTCCGAAGCGCAAAAGCAAGAATGGCTGCCCGCTATGCAACAGTTTAAAACGATAGGTGCATTTGGTTTAACTGAACCCGAAGTTGGCTCAGGAGCGGCCGGAGGGCTTACCACTACAGCTAAAAGGCAGGGAAGTAAATGGATTTTAAATGGACAAAAGAAATGGATTGGTAATGCGACTTTTTCCGACATTACCATCATCTGGGCAAGAGACCTGGATGACAATCAAGTGAAGGGCTTTTTGGTCCGTAAAGGCACTAAGGGTTTTGCGGTAGAGAAAATGCAAGATAAAATGGCTTTAAGGATAGTGCAAAACGGATTAATTACGCTCAGCAATTGCGAGGTAGATGAAGAAGATCGTTTGCAAAATGCCAATTCATTTAAAGATATGGCCAAGGTACTAAAGATGACCAGGGCAGGAGTGGCCTGGCAGGCCGTAGGTTGTGCCAGGGGAGCTTATGAAAGTGCACTGGCCTACACCAGGACCAGAAAACAATTTGGTAAGCCCATTGCTTCTTATCAGCTGATTCAGAATCATTTAGTAGAGATGCTGTCTAATTTAACCGCTATGCAAACTTTGTGTTTTAGGTTGTCCCAATTGCAGGATCAGGGCTTACTTACCGATGAACATGCCTCACTGGCAAAAGTCTTTTGCTCTATGCGTACCCGTGATGTAGTAAGCAGGGCTAGAGAAGTGATGGGTGGTAATGGTATTTTGCTAGAATATGATGTAGCCAGGTTTGTTGCAGATGCAGAAGCTATTTATTCTTATGAAGGTACAAAAGAAATCAATACCCTCATTGTAGGCCGGGCTATTACTGGTTTTTCTGCATTTGTTTAG